The Pseudonocardia broussonetiae DNA segment GAGCTCGCGGTGTCGCAGGTGCGCTGGACGGTGCCGACGACCCGTCCCGTGCCGCCCACGGACGTCGTGATCTGCACGTTCAACCGCGTCGACGACTGCCTGAACACGCTGACGGCGATGGCCGACGACCCCGGGGCGCTCGCCGTCGTCGGGCGCGTGCAGGTCGTCGACCAGGGCACCGACCCGCTGGAGTCGCGCGAGCGGTTCGTCGAGGTGTCGGCCGCGCTGGGCGAGCGGCTGCGCTACGTCCGCCAGCCCAACCTCGGCGGCGCGGGCGGGTTCACCCGCGGCCTGTTCGACGCCACCGCCGGAGCCCCGGAGGGCCACTCCGACGTCCTGCTGATGGACGACGACGTGCTGCTCGAGCCCGAGATCATGGTCCGGCTCACCGCGTTCGCGGCCAGCACGCGGCACCCGACGATCGTCGGCGGGCAGATGCTCAACCTGCTGCACCCCGGGCACCTGCACATCTCCGCCGAGTACGCCGACCCCGAGGACCTCCGCGTCGGCCTGCCCGTCACCGGCGCGCTCCAGGAGGCGTACCTGCTCGGCCTCGACGAGCACGACCTCCCGATCAACCAGGAGCGCCGCGTCGACACCGAGTACAACGGCTGGTGGTCCTGCCTGATCCCCGCCGGGATCGTGCGCGCGATCGGCTACCCGCTGCCGCTGTTCTTCCAGTGGGACGACATCGAGTTCGGCTACCGCGCCCGCGCCCACGGCTTCCCCACCGTCGCCCTGCCCGGCGCCGGCGTCTGGCACGCCGACTTCGGGTGGAAGGACTGGGACGAGTGGCACCGGTACTTCAACTTCCGCAACGGCCTCATCACCGCCGCGCTGCACACCGGGTTCTCGACGAAGCGGATCACGCGCCGCATCGGCCTGCTCCTGTCGACCTACCTCGTGTCGATGCACTACGGCCTCGCCGCGACGCTGCTGCAGGCCGTCGAGGACTTCCTGGACGGCCCGGAGATCCTGCGCGACGGGTCCGCCGCCGCGGCCGCGGAGATCCGCCGGATCCGCGCGGCCTACCCGGAGACGGTCGTGCACCCGATGTCCGAGCTGCCGAGCCAGGTGCCCGACTTCCGCGAGGCGCAGGTCGTGCGCGACGCGGGCAAGCCCGGCAACGAGCCGCTGACCTGGGCCAAGCGGCTCGCCTTCCTCCTCACCGACCGCGCCCCGCACGCCACGGGCTTCGTCCCGGCCGGTGACGCGCACTGGTGGCACGTCTCGACGTTCCGCCGCGCCGTCGTCGCCGACATGGGCGAGACGGGGTACCGCATCCGCACCCGCGACCGGGCCCGCGCGCTCGAGCTCGCGAAGCGGGGGGCGCAGGTCGTGCGGCGCGTGGTGTCCGAGGGCCCCGGCGTGGCGCAGCGCTACCGCGAC contains these protein-coding regions:
- a CDS encoding glycosyltransferase, whose product is MLTTPDTIDSAVASAPSGPDAGRIVAQRGLFFGPSPRVPEDLYSRVERGTARRRRSGVELGPGSLVSTNTYFGRFHATYWQRWTDVPAVEVDLVVSGTGRVRLLASDTNKVWRIVDAHEADGADAEPVRLTGPIDRFLDGGGMWLEMTTETGELAVSQVRWTVPTTRPVPPTDVVICTFNRVDDCLNTLTAMADDPGALAVVGRVQVVDQGTDPLESRERFVEVSAALGERLRYVRQPNLGGAGGFTRGLFDATAGAPEGHSDVLLMDDDVLLEPEIMVRLTAFAASTRHPTIVGGQMLNLLHPGHLHISAEYADPEDLRVGLPVTGALQEAYLLGLDEHDLPINQERRVDTEYNGWWSCLIPAGIVRAIGYPLPLFFQWDDIEFGYRARAHGFPTVALPGAGVWHADFGWKDWDEWHRYFNFRNGLITAALHTGFSTKRITRRIGLLLSTYLVSMHYGLAATLLQAVEDFLDGPEILRDGSAAAAAEIRRIRAAYPETVVHPMSELPSQVPDFREAQVVRDAGKPGNEPLTWAKRLAFLLTDRAPHATGFVPAGDAHWWHVSTFRRAVVADMGETGYRIRTRDRARALELAKRGAQVVRRVVSEGPGVAQRYRDAQPGLTSRANWARLYGVDEG